CAACTAGGGGGCTACGAATGTAACTATTTTATTTCTGCAGACTTTATGGAAGATATTTTCCAGAGAGATTGACAAGTTATTGGATTGGTCACACCATAGTATATATACTTAAATTATATGCACTATGATGAGCTagtcttaatttcttccttcttaGCTATAAAACAGATTACTTGATTATTtattataatgataataacatAATGTATTAAGTGTTTCTGTGTGCTAGGTTATATTTTAAGCACTttctaaatattaattaattctCCATCAATTTTATGAGGCAGATTTCATTgtgtccattttacaaatgagaaaactgaggcacaaagaagcaAAGTTACTTATTCCAAAGTTACTTAACTCAAACACAGTCATGAGTGGTAAAACAGAGATACCCTGAACCCTAAGCCTTGATGGTTTATATTATTCCTTAATTGCAAGTTAATGATTATGCCATTTTACTTCTTAAATGttgttcttttcccttttatATTGCATCACTTGtatttaaactaaaataaattatttttgttttgcatgaAAACATCTTGAGCCACTCATTCTATAATGCAAGTGTGGATCTGATGACTTTCAGAAGCTTAATTTACTGAAGCTTAATTTAGACACACAATGTGGCCATATTGTCTATCAAAGGTACAAGTTGCCCAAGAATGCCTCATTTCCCTTATTTGTACTATTCCACGTGTCCTCTAGCAGCCCTTCCACACCTAACAGCATGTAATctttgaatttaaaacaaaaaactagaattTTGAGGGTTTAgcagaatatacatatataatcatcCCAGTCCATTATTTTGTAATGAGCAAAATTTTCGGAGATTGATTGAGGGAGTCTTCACTAATACTTTtgcataaaaatcacaaaaaatttgCTTTTAGCAGAAGGCCAAGTGACAAGAAGCTGGAATACATCAGCAATAAAAGAGTAAGGAATCTTCCTTTGCATGAGAGTGAAAAAATGCGGAGTTGCTAGCTAGAAGTATATTTGATTTATAGGTGGATTTGGCTGATGTCAAAACAATTGTAGTAAATTACTCTGAGAATAATCTAAAACTTCAGGAAAGCATACATTTCCCTATTGGTACAGGATCCTTCattaataaagaatgaaataatgcagCCTCTGACAGTTTTTCCTCCCATATTGGAAAACAGACCCTGCAGACAGTGTTAATGACTTGAAAGAATGCAAACTTGGACAATATTTGGAATGTAACTAGCAAACAAATACAGGTAGATGTGAAACAGTCCCAGAGCTCTGATTTGACCCAACCAGGCCTTGGGTTACATAAAAATAATCCTCAATGATAGGTGAGAATATTTGAGTTTTAGTGTTTAATAGGAATTCTCTGCTAAATATTTGAACAATGATAGCAGTGATTACACAGAAACAGCATAAGATTGATATAGCAGTTCATGCTGAGAAATAGAAACTTCCCtgcttgcattccttggctctgGCCTCTTCTTCTACCCTCATAGCCAGCAATATATCATTTTGCACTTCTTCACTTCTCTTCCATTCTCTCTCACTTTTTTACTCTGACTCTCCTACTTCTCTCTCAtaaggcccacccagataatccagggtcATCtttccatctcaagatccttaactcaATCACATCTGCAATGTCCCTTTTGCCATTTAACAGGTTCAAGAGATTAGGAAATGGACATATTTGGGGTGAGagtggagaccattattcttcCAATCAGAGAAACATACTAAACAGATGAGCTCTCAGAGGACAGGTTTCATACGTTCCTCATCTTCCTAACACCAGGACCTAGCACAGTTATTGCCTGGCACCTAAAAGGCACTCAGCAAATGTGTAATAATTGCTTTAATATGTGTAATAATTGTTTTAGTCAAAAAAGATTTACTTGGTATCTACTATGTGACAGATACTCTTCTGGGTTCTGAGGGATATGGCGGTGaacaaaataaagttatttctcTCACAGACCTTTCATTCTAGTGTGGGGAGGCAGAGAGTGCACCCCAAAATGTTAGGTGCTGATAAGGgttaggaagaaaaataagccaGACTAAGGAAGATAAACAGTGCCAGGAGACTCTGGGAGAAGTCCTCTCAGACAAGCGGCCACTTGATTGGAGAACACAAAGAGCTAGGGTATCAAGACTTACACGTATTTAGGAGAATATTTCAGAAAGAGGAAATGAGAAATGCAAAGATTCTGAGGTAGGAACATGCTTGGATTTTGAGATTTGTAAGAACTAACAAGCAGGCAAATGAGGCTTCACAGTGAGAAAGGAGGGGAGTTGTACTAGATGAGGTCAGGCAGAAGGATGACAGATTGCACAGGGTTTGGTATTGCACAGTCAACATTTGGACTAAACCCTGAAGAGGATGGAAATTCATTACGGGGCTGAATAGGGGCTGGTAAAATCTGACTTGTGTCTTAGAAGATTACTCTGCTGTGTTGAACACGGACGGTAGGAAGGtagggatgggaggaaggaaaCAAGACAAGGCTATTGCAGTAGTTTCAGGGAGAAGCGATGGTGCTTGAATTGGAGTGATAGCATTGGTGTTGATGGTGAGAATCTGTAGCATTctggatatatttctttttttttattatactttaagttttagggtacatgtgcatattgtgcaggttagttacatatgtatacatgtgccatgctgctgcgctgcacccactaactcgtcatctagcattaggtatatctcccgatgctatccctcccgcctccccccaccccacaacagtcgcATTCTGAATATATTTCTAACATGTAACTCATATGATACGGATGTTGTGTAATGGAAAGAGAATAGTTAAGAATGACTTCAAGGTTTTGAACTGAAAAATTGATGAGTGGAGGCACCATTTACTACACTGGCAAGGATTTCAAAATGAGCAAAATTTCCATTTTGGATATGTTAGGATTGAGATGCTTGTCAGACATCAAATAGAGATGCTGCAGGGGCAGATGGACatgggaggctggagtgcaggggacaGATTGGGGCTAGACACATACATTTAGAAATCTCAGCACATAGATGGCATTCAAAACTGTGAAACCGAATAGATTCCCCAGGGGAGAAATTTTGGAAGAGAATTGAGCCCAAGTACACTCTTGCCTTTGGAGGtcagaaaaaatgaagagaaaccaGCAGTGGAGTCTGCAAACATGCAGGCATTGGGGAATGAAGGGAAAGTCTTGTcttggaagaaaaatgaagacattctTTCTAAAAGGAGTGATCAAATATGTCAACTGCTGTGAGATCAGTAAGATGAGGAGCttgaaataatcatttattttgttttcctttatttaatgtgtatttatttttattagagacagggtcttgctttgttgctcagggtggtctcagactcctgggcccaagtaatccttccatctcagcttcctgagtagctgagaaaacaggcatgtgccactatgctagGCTTAATAATCATTTGTTGGTTGTcaggatggctcatgcctgtaatcccagcagtttgggaggcagaggtggaaggattacttgagtccaggagtttgagaccagcctcacaacgtagtgaaaccccatctttacaaaaaataaaaaattaaccaggtatgttggtgcatgcttgtggtcccagctactctagaggctgaggccgaaggattgcttgaaccctggagttggaggctgtagtgagccatgatggtgccactgtattcttcctggtgacacagcgataccttgtctcaacaaaacaaaacaaaataaaaaaatatttattttgtcatcATGGAGGtgattgtgtttcttttttttttgtgttttttttttttttttgagagggagtctcactctgttgcccaggctggagtgcagtggcctgatctcggctcactgcaagctccacctcccgggttcacaccattctcctgcctcagcctcccaagtagctgggactacaggagcctgccaccacgcctggctaattttttttgtattttttgtagagacggggtttcactgtgttagccaggatggtcttgatctcctgaccttgtgatccgcccacctcggcctcccaaagtgtatgtGTTTTTATGAAGTTGTGGAAACAAATGCCTGGATGCAATTATTTGTGGGCTCCAAGTACCTTTATAGTCCACCCACAGTAAATAATGTTTTTTGCATTTCCAAACATTGATGAATACTTAAAACTTTACACTATGTACTTTGGGGCTGGCTGGTAGTATAAACATTGTTTCCTTGAAGTTTAGTTAAGACTCCTAGGTTGGTCTTCCAGAGTTCCTTTATTTGCAAAACTCCAAAAATGTACTAGTTTTAACTTGTCTAAATTCCTTACATCTAATTATTTTCCATCCATTAAAAGACTAACAAGTCCATAAAAATTGAGAGATTAATGTAACTCAGGAAAATTCCATCTTCTCTGGGAAAACACAACTCAGTGTAGGcagaatagtttaaaaaatactataacTTTTTACCCCTTTTCCTTCTGGTGCTGACAGAGATCAAATATCAAATGGTCCAGGTCAGAGATTAGTTATGGGGATTCTTCAGTTAAAAATGAGGCACTCCTATGCACTCACTCTCTTGAGACCAATGAATATGTTAACAGTTAGTGTTGCTTAAATGTTTATTGCCTTCCTTTTAGTAAaatcaattattaaaaaattgttgGCTTAGATGTGATTCCATATTATCTAAATGGTGGAATCTTTATTTGCTATCTTGCAAAAAATATTGGAATTAATGTAAAGCATATAAAATATTGAAACTCATAAAGCCAAAAACATTCTCAAGTGTTCTGCCAATGTTCATTATAGTTTCcttaaaatacagtatataaatgaAAACTATTCCAGACACTTCTCCCACGTTATACTCTTGTgctttttgctttcctttctccAGAGGGAAAATTTATAGAGGGCATGGGGTGGCCATATAGCAGGGGAAGCGGGTTGCACGAGAAGAATGTAACAGAAATTTACCAGATTGTATTCACGATCTGAAACTGATCTGAGAACAGAAATGGCCTTTCATGTGCATGGCTTGTTCAAGGCAAAGGGTAGGTTTTAAAGAAGTTAGAATTTGCCTTTGATGCCTCACACTCTTGCAGCCTGCCACTTCTTTGTAGTTGAGGATATTCTCCTTGCAAGGTTGTGGACATATGGTTACATATTTCATTATCTTCTGTTTGAAATTGGTtggttacatttttaatttttgttatgagCTTACATTTGCTttctcattcccattttattATGTAACATCAATAATTACCAAAGAGGTTATTGAGTGTTATTGTTAGGAATAAGACAGATGCAAGTTTAAATCCTAGCTTTGACACTTACTGGGAGACTTGTCTCAGTGGCCTGCCTTCtatgtgcctcaatttcctcaaacATAGGATGATGACAGTCCTCACATTATGAGATTGTTGTGATGAGGATTATATCAAGCGACTTATGGGAAAAGATCAGTGCAAAATATAAGCCCtgatatattttaattagaaattgAATAATACATGCCTtggaaataaacaataataaattcaACATGTGtagtaaatatataataacaaAGGAAATTTGGGTGAAACATTTCTCAGTTATAAGAAGGAAGATTTCTTGATTTGTATTATAGAGTGTTTAGTCCGGAAACATTTATCATTACAAAGAACAGCATGAAATCTTAATTAGATTCCCTCACTAGGAGTTATCAAGATAAAAGAAATGCAGAGGATTAATaacattatatttaaagtaaatatccACTGTCTATGTGCGTTAAATATTCCATTTCAGAAAACTtagagattatttatttatactagGATGAATGTGTATCATATTAGACTTCTTAAATGAATAACAATTCTGCTTTAGGGAAGCAGTAGTAGGCTGCTGATAGTAGGCTATCAGGATATTTATCTGTCTTTCTATCCATCGGCTTGTATGCATCTAAGTATTTATACATCCTATCAGAATCACAAAATACATACAAGTAAATGCCAACAAAATCTCAAAATGCAATTAAATTTAGGACATTTTTGCCTTGAATGGCCTCCATACTTAATCTCAATTATTCTTTGAAATTTGGgagaataatacattttattacacaAACAAACATACGATTTGAGTTAGAATCACTGATGACAAAACGTTAATCTAAAGTACCGACACAAGGGTGAGTTGGTTGAACAGAATGTGTATAGTTGGGGACTTTCAGATGATTGTCATGTGGGCGTGTGTGACTAACAGTATGGTTGATTATACACTAGAATGTTGTGGCCTAGAAATAATGCCTAATTTTGTTCCAAGCATTTTGTTCAACCTGATATGCAAACAGTAATATATCTCAATATCTTCTGGAAGATGAAACCTTAAGTCATTTAAGGACACAAGCAGCAACATTAACTGTTATCAGACTTTGGTTTATTGTAAAATTTAGCAAAGTTTTTCTTGTAATCCCTGACCCATTGctctgaaaacaaaagcaaaaacataatTATTGCTTATTCTTTTCCCCCTACTTTGTTTGTGCTACtgtaaaagaagggagaaaatcattgtaataaataaaaaatagagatgtaacagagaaaaataaatcagctcAGATGAGAAGTATTAGGAGCAACAGAAATACCATTAAGCAGTTTCAAAAtcagcttcttttaaaaaggtcatcttattaaaataaaaatcacaccaAAAATATAGCAGCGGAGAAGAAGGATAAATACAAGTTAATTGCACACCAGTCCCATGCAAAAAACTGTGTCACTAGCCAAAGCAGTAGTATTCAGAATCCAATTTAGGACGCTTGTGTAGTGCCTGTGAGTCCTCTATTAGGGAGCTGTCACTGAATTGGTCCAAGTCTGAAGGGGTCTGATGGCCTGGGACATCATCCGCCAACGTGTCCAGATAACTTCCCACGGAAATGCCATCCAGCCCATCACTGCCATCGTGTAGGCTGTTGTAGCTGCCACGTAAGGAGGTGCTCTGACTCTCCAACAAACTGCACAGGCTGCCACTGAGGCTGCTGCCTCTGCTGGTAATGGTGGCTTTTTCTTCGATCATCCACTTGATGGACTCAATGCTCTCATTGATTACAAGCAACTGGCGCATGAGCCTGACGTCTGTGGCTCTGAGGTTAACCTATggacaaagagagaagaaagatatTCCAGTCATTTTACACTCTCGAAAGGCCTCAAATTCATTTGGGGACTGTCTGCTGCAGTTCAGAATTTTAAattcacagaataaaatataagTGGACTGGTTCTCAGGAACTTTTTGATAATTGCTGACTGAAGGTAGgagttataataaaaaaaaactcacttcGTGCCAGATGCATCAGGCTCCAAAAGGCACAATAAAATCCCTGCTGCATCCCTGACCCTAACCAAGTGGCCTGaacatatcatactgaatggcagGTTCTCTactacaaaatttattttctctttggccAGATTAAGTTTATTAATGTTTACGTTGGCTTATATACGTGGGTCCTGAGGGGTGGGGAGAAAAGGAAGGTGAACAAATTAAGGAGTCATCCTCAGCATCGTAGAAGCCTCTAAAAGCCTCTGATTATAGAGTGATAATGTGCCAAGCACCATCATAAAAGTTCAGCATTCATTAGCAAAATCTAATAACACTGTATgacaggtattattatttttgtcttcattttacacatgaagaaaaataaatctatagaAAAGAGTTAAGAGTACAAAAAAGACCTGTATTCTTTGTGACTATATCAACATAGACAGTGCTGAataatgtttttgcttttaagaacAAAATTGCTCTAATATTCCCTGAATGCAAAGGATGGGTGATACACTGGGCTGATCCAATTTATGAGACGAAGTGTACAAATATTTCTGTATATCTGACTATTTGTTTCAGATATATCAGGGGCACCCCAATCAAAAGTGGGATACCAGATGTTGGGAAGGTCTGAGAATTCCCTTATGTGCCTTCTAGGTGTGTGgtcctttttttgggggggtggggtggggggacggagtctcgctctgtcgcccaggctggagtgcagtggcggaatctcggctcactgcaagctccgcctcctgagttcacgccattctcctgcctcagcctcccgagtagctgggactacaggcgcccgccaccacgcccggctaatttttgtatttttagtagagatggggtttcaccatgttggccaggatggtctcaaactcttgaccgcgtgttccgcccgcctccgcctcccaaagtgctgggattacaggcgtgagccactgctcccggcagGTGTGTGGTCCTTCTGATAGCTCTAAGTTACTTCAGGGATATCTATCTCCACAGCCACAAAGCAGGGTCTCTTTGCAGGTCCCACAGTTTACTGTAAACATTTGCTAATATCAAGAGGTGGTGTCTGGGGAGGTGGTGCTGTAAGAACTCCCATGATTGTTCTGTTGGAACAGAAGAGATATGGCTCGAGTACAGAGCCTGGCAGGACCATGTTTGGCCACTAGAGGTCCTAGTCACATTCTCTgtggtttgtttgcttgttttttgagacagtctcactctattgcccaggctgaagtgcagtggctcaatcttggctcactgcaacctccgcctcctgggttcaaattattctcctgcctcagcctcctgagtagctgggattacaggcacgcaacaccatgtccagctaatttttagtatttttagtggagacggggtttcaccatgctggccaggctggtcttgaactcctgacctcgtgatctgccctcctcagcctcccaaagtgctgagattacaagcatgagccaccacgtccggccttcTCTATGGTTTAAAAACCGATTTCTGTCCCTCCAGTTGGGTTACTAACCCAAAAGTCTGGGTCATGCTAATTCTTTCTTTAGGATCCAGAGCTAATTCAGATTTATGTCCGTTTCTGGAATTATCAGACATTCATTCTTGGATGACTCAAACTGTAAGGAAGAAAAGAGCGAATTGTCCTCAAAAGTATTCATTTgtattgtaaaaatatttctgtatgaGGAGTTAATCCATAACTGAAGAGGAACTTTGGATTGAGGGAACATGATGAACAAACATTAGGAGAGATGGAATTTCCATTAATAACTGCAAGAGATGCAAGATTGTACAGGTTtcgaaagaataaaaatatatctatgaATACAAAAAACATAAAGTACAATTTAAAATCCCTTAATTTTGCTGGAATATTGAAGTGACTTGAGTCACTTCATCTTCTCTGAACAAAGCACTAAAAATAAATTGCACAGGAAGTAACAAAGAAAATTACTTTTCACTGAGACGTTCATGAACAGAAGGATGTGAACTTAGCCTTGAGATGCCCCTCTGTTTGTTGGGGTGTCTCAATAACCTTGCAATGACTTTATGTTGAGGAAGGAGGTTTCTGACAGTCTTTATGTTTAAATTCCTCCGCACACCCTATGAGCCAGGAAGACAATGGTCAAGTTACAagtaatataacaaatatttataaatcaccaACAATTTGCCTAGGTC
This genomic window from Pan paniscus chromosome 11, NHGRI_mPanPan1-v2.0_pri, whole genome shotgun sequence contains:
- the LURAP1L gene encoding leucine rich adaptor protein 1-like is translated as MEDSPLPDLRDIELKLGRKVPESLVRSLRGEEPVPRERDRDPCGGSGGGGGGGGGCSSSSSYCSFPPSLSSSSASSPTSGSPRGSHSSALERLETKLHLLRQEMVNLRATDVRLMRQLLVINESIESIKWMIEEKATITSRGSSLSGSLCSLLESQSTSLRGSYNSLHDGSDGLDGISVGSYLDTLADDVPGHQTPSDLDQFSDSSLIEDSQALHKRPKLDSEYYCFG